AAATTTGAAAGAATATGGCATAGATGAGGAAGTGCTGAATCAAGGAAATCACCTGCGGATCAGCCGAATACAGGCTGGCAACATGACTTCCGGCAAAGAGTAGAACCAATGCCGTAGCTAATGACAGTATCGCAGCAAGGCCTATCCCCAGCCAACCATATTGGCGGGCATCCTTAAGCCTTCCAGAGCCCATCTCAAAGCCGACCAGAATCGTCAGGCTCATGCATATACTAAGTGGAATCATGTATAAAGTAGAAGCAAAGTTAATGGCAGCTTGATGAGCGGCGATGGTCATGGTGTCAAATCGGCTCATCAGGAGAGTAACAGCTGAAAAGACGGCTGTTTCAAAAAAGATGGAAAAGCCTATAGGCACTCCAATGATAAGTAATTCTTTGATACTTCTCAGCGACAGGGAATGGAAATCCCGGAATAGACGAAGATTGATAAACGGCTCTGCGCGGTAAATAAATAACAGTGCAATTGCGAATATAACCCAGTAAGTAATGGCTGAGGCGACACCGGCCCCAACGCCGCCCATACGGGGGAATCCGAAATGACCAAAGATTAGTAAATAATTCAGACCTACATTAACAGGCAACGCTATTAGTGTAATAAACATGGATACTCTTGTCTGTCCGAGTGCATCAATACAACTGCGAAGCACAGTATATCCGAACAAAGGCAGTATGCCGAATGAAATAGCACCCAGGAATCTAAAAGCAATATCCCTTACTGAATTCTCCAAATTCATAAAGTTGAGGATAGGGGATAACAATATAAAACCAATAAGTAGGACCAGGGCTGATACGATCAGTGACAGCCAGATACCCTGCATAACCTGGTAGGCTACATCTTTCTCCTTTTTACTTCCAAGGAGGTGAGAGACAATGGGGGTTATCCCTATAAGAATCCCACTAAGGCCAGTTTGTATAGGAATCCAAAGACTGGTACCTATTGCTACTCCGGCCAGATCGGCAGTTCCGAATTTACCAGACATGTTCGTATCGAAAAACGTAATTGCTGACAGCGCGATCTGAGTAACGAGAATCGGGAATAAAATGTGTAGAAACTGATTTATTTTTTGTCTGAGTGATAGGGTTTGTATCATTAAGTATTCCTCGTTATCTTAAGTTTTCGTGGGATTATCTCCCTTACTCTAGCAAAAGACCCGGCAGGCGCCGGGTCTTTTAGATTATTTATTAGGCGGATAAGAGCAGTATGCATTATTTCTCGTAATCAACACCGGCAGTATACCGATTATTAGCATTCCATAGCAGAAACTCATCTACATTTTCTTCCTTCAATGCACGAACCTGATCTTCCACTTGTTGCTTGCCGTATTTCACATAGTGTCCGCTTCCCAGCCAGCTGGCTGTAAAGTCTTGAATCCAAGGGCGGATGATGGGTTTATAGCTGCCGAGTGGATTAAGCTTCTTATGCGTATCGATCATAGAACCTTTGATAGTTGCGTACGGATTCTTGTCAGGATCTTTCACATCGAACCAGCCGGTCGAGTAATGACTAGGATAAACCATGGGGCTGATAATATCCACATTCTTAGATATTTTTACAAAATCTTGACCAATTCCTTCAGCGGCTGGAACAGAGGCGGCATAGCCGAAAATATCGACAGATACTCGAACCCCGAGAGGGTTGAGCTCAGACTTAGCGTATTTAACGAAATCAGAAATGATTTCTACTCGTGATTTATCATTTTTGGTGTATTTAAGGGTATCAGCTCTCTTTTCGAAGCCTTCAGGGAAACGAACATAGTCAAATTGAATTTCTTTAAAACCCAATTTAACAGCTTCCTTTGCAATTTCTATATTATATTTCCAAACGTCTTCATTATAAGGATTAACAAAGCTGTCGCCGCCTTTGTTCCTCCAAACGGAGCCGTCTTTATTCACAAATGATAATTGCGGGTTTTTCTTTGCAAGTATGGTGTCCTTGAATACAACAATCCGGGCAATTGGGTAAACGTCATGTTTCTTAAGTCTTTCCATAAGCTTGCTAACATCACCAATGAAGGGTTGAGGTTTACCAAGTGTTTGTAAATTAACGTTATCAGTCTTATACGTAATGTAACCTGCATCATCCTTGATATCGATAACCATTGAATTCAGCTCTGTTTGATCCAAGAGATTCAGAAGGGTTTCCATTCTGGCTCCCCCTGCGCTGTAAGCTGTGACATAAATGCCTTTAACCTTCGGTGCATCCGGTTGAGGATCAGTGAGAATTACTTGGTTTGGATCTGTCGCTCCAGGAGAAGCGCTGGGACTTGGAGTTACTGAAGGATTTGCAGGTGATGTTGATTCAGGATTGCTGCTGTGTTGTGAGACGACGGGGGGATTCATGGCGGACTGCAGAGCGGATACCACTGCGGCTTCATTCTGATCATGCTGTACGCCTACGCTTCCCAAGGTCATCATCAATAAAGCCCACGTGATGTTCATTCGTTTTCTCTCTCCCTTTATGTACATTGTCTAAATTATATAGGAACGATTGCTCCCAAAAAGAACAGGTTTGTAACAATCTTGTGGCAGATCTGCTCATGTAGCAAATGGTCAAAAAAGGTTACTTGTTTCTTTAAACGCGAAACGGAAATTATAAACCTTCCCCTAAAAAGTAAATGCCGTTCAAATTCGGCAAAGAGCCGAACCTGAACGGCAACAATCAAGACTTGTCTTGCTTGAAGATCATTGAAGATACGCAGAATTCTGATGCTCACAAATGCTGTAATGAATGATATCCATTGCATCTGCCGGTTCCAGAATACTCAGACCGTCCCGCAGAACTATGACAGAATTCAGTTCGTTCTGCTTAAGAAACGGCATCATATCAGGATACCACCTCATGACGATTGCTGACAGTTTTACCGTTTCCATTTCCACAAAAATCACCCTTTCCTTTTTCGAATAGTACTGAACTGAAATTCAGGGTCATCGGAAAAGCGAAGTGCCTGGAAAAAAGAGGGGTAATTCATAATCTTCATGAAATTGTTAAGGTCCTGCGTGATCCTAATATATCATAATTTTAAAGCATGTGCATTGTTTGGTTTACCGCTTGCGGAAGGAACCCATGACTCCAACCGTCTCCACAATATTCACAAAAGCTTGAGGATCACTTTTCTTGATGATGCGCTGCAGCTCTGCCAGTTCATATCGGGTGGTTACGGTCATTAACATGTCCTTCTCCACATGGGAGTAAGCACCTTCTGTTTTGATCTTAGTGACACCTCGTTGAAGACCCAACAGCTGACGGAGTAATTCATCCGTCCGGTTCGTGACAATAAACACTGTAACCTTAATGTGACTGATATGAATCATATCCACGACTTTTCCACTGACATAAATGGAAACCATGGATGCAAGTGCTAAATTCCAGTTATTATCGAAATATCCCGCAGCTAAGATCACGAGCGCATTTAAGCTGACAAGTACATTACCTACAGGGAAATCCCGGTAGCGAGTAATAATGGAGCCTACAATATCGAAACCTCCAGATGAACCGCCGATGCGGAAGGAAACCCCGCTGCCAATCCCAACAAGCACTCCTCCAAAAACAGAAGCAAGCAGCATATCGGAAGCCACGGGAATCACAGGAATGAGGGTCATCAGCCAGGTGGTGCCCACAACGGAAGCAATGCTTAGAACAATAAACCTCCGTCCAAGCTGGAACCAGCCAGCGGCAAGCAGAGGGATATTAAACAAGAGATATAGAAGACTAATATTAATGGGGGTGAAGTAACCTACTAACATGGATAGACCCGATACGCCTCCACTTAACAAACGATGTGGAATTAAAAAAAGGTTGAAACCGGCGGCTATTAAAGCGGAGCCGAAAAAAACAACCGAATAACACCAAATATTCCTTAACAAAAGATTTCACCTCGAAGTCTGAAATGTAAAGTCTGAAATGTAAATAATGAAAGAAAGGAATACACTGGTATTTATCAATGAGTTTGTGATATAATGTATAGGATATTCTTGAGTAGGACGTTACAATGGTATTTTTTCATTGATTCAGATGTAAAATACAGTTGTTCAGGTATAAATTGAAGTACCTGATAATAGGACGAATTTTCGTCCCAATACGCGCTAAACCATGCAGAGAATCCGGCATGATTGGACAGCCTATATATGTGTTTACCGCTACTTAAGAATACAGACAAGCATGTGGAATGTCCACTGTATAGAAGGAGCATGAATAATTTGAAAACATTTGCGGAATTTGGCTTGCAGCCTAAAGTTATGCAAGCAATCACAGAACTAGGATTTGAGGAAGCGACACCGATTCAGGAGCAGGCAATCCCCCTTGCGTTGGCCGGATCGGACTTAATTGGTCAAGCACAAACAGGTACAGGTAAGACTGCAGCATTCGGTATTCCTCTTATTTCTAAAATTGATCGTGAAGACGAAAGAATCCTCGCGCTGATTATGGCACCTACACGCGAACTTGCGATCCAAGTGGCAGAAGAAATTGGAAAACTAAGCAGATTTAAAGGTCTTCGATCCATAGCAATATATGGCGGACAAGACATTAGCCGTCAAATCCGTGGTTTGAAGAAGAAACCACAAATCATTATCGGTACACCAGGTCGTTTGCTCGATCATATTAACCGTAAAACAATTCGTCTTGACGATGTTCAGACCGTTGTATTAGATGAAGCAGACGAAATGCTTGATATGGGTTTTATGGAAGATATCCAAAGTATCCTGAAGCTTGTTCCGGAAGAGCGTCAAACCATGCTGTTCTCCGCAACAATGCCATCTAACATCCAACGTCTTGCACAACAATTTTTGAAGAATCCTCAGCATATATCCGTTATTCCAAAACAAATCAGCGCACCTTTGATTGATCAGGCTTATGTTGAAGTACCTGAGCGTCAAAAGTTTGAAGCTCTTAGCCGCTTGATCGATATGGAGTCTCCTGATCTTGCTATCGTCTTCGGCCGTACTAAACGCCGGGTAGATGAATTGGCTGAAGCTTTGCAAAAACGCGGCTATTCTGCTGATGGATTGCATGGTGACTTGTCTCAGAATCAACGGGATGCAGTTATGCGCAAATTCCGTGATGGCAGCATTGATGTACTGGTAGCGACAGACGTTGCTGCTCGTGGTCTCGATGTATCTGGTGTATCCCACGTTATAAACTTTGACCTTCCGCAAGATCCGGAAAGTTACGTTCACCGTATCGGCCGTACAGGTCGTGCGGGTAGAGAAGGAACAGCATGGTCTTTCGTAACTCCACGGGAAATGGATCACTTACACCTAATCGAGCGTGTTACCCGTCACCGGATTACACGTAAACCTTTGCCAACTATGGCTGAGGCGATTGAAGGCAAGCAACGCATTACTGCTGAGCGTGTCCTTGGAATGGTGGAGAGCGAGGAACTGAACGAATATAAGAGCTTGGCGATCCAATTGCTTGAGCAATATGATTCTGTTCAATTACTTTCCGCAGCAATGAAATTGTTGACCGGCGACAAAAAAGACTCAGAAATCGAATTGACTCCAGAAGATCCAATTCGTGCAAAACGTCGCGGAGGCAAAAATGACATTCGCAGTGGCCGTAAACCAAGCGGAAGCTATGGCAGCAGCAGCGGTGGTAGCGGCGGCGGATATCGCGGCGGCAGTGGTGGTTCTGCAGGTACTGGCGGATCCAGCAGCGGCGGTTACCGTGGTAATCGTGATAGTAGCGGCGGCGGAAGCCGTGGTGGCTACGGTAGTGGCAGTGGCGGTTATGGCGGCGGCTATAAAGGCAATCGTGATGCTGGCGCTGGCGCAGGCGCAAGCAGAGATGCAGGAGCTAACCGTACTGGAGAGCGTAAGCCTTCATCACGTCCAAGCAGCAGCGCACCTAGCCGTCCAGCTAAGCGTGAGGATTCCTTCGAGTAAAGATAATATGGGTGCTGTATAAGGCGCCTAATATAGAAGACGGTGCCTTTTAGAGGCCCCGTCTTCTTTTTGTAGATAAGGGGTATTAGATGAATGTTCGGCTAATAATTACGAGGAGGATAAACAGGACAAGAATAGTACCGGTGGAAGTCCAAGCGCAATAGGCAACAGGTGCGGACATGGAATTACCTCCTTTATCGGCGAACTTTGTCTTGTTTTCAATAATAATATATGTCCAATTTTTATATCTAACGTAGACCTTACCTATATTCTGAAACTTGGGCTATGGAAATGACAGGGTCAAATAAGGTATAGTTAAATTACGCAGTATGCGCTAGATAGACAGGAGGAAGGAAATTGGAGTTTAAAGGAGCAATGGGCGGTTTATACCGTATCACAGAATGGATATCACGCATCGCCTTCGGCAACATCTTATGGGCGTTTTGTTCGATACCATTCTTGTTTACCGCCGTCTTAAAAATCATTATGATGGCATCGGAACAAGGGGGGCCTAATGAACAAATTACTTTGAACTGGGTACTGGGTATTACCGCACCGTTCACCGTATTCCCCGCTACAGCAGCATTATTTACAGTAGTTCGTAAATGGGTTATGGGCAACACCGATGTCAGCACGTTCCGAACTTTTTTTCAAGGCTACAAAGAGAATTATGTTAAAAGTATGCTTGGTGGTTTGATTTACAGTCTATTGTTCGTAGTTATGTATATCGATGTAACGGTATACATGACTCAGATGACCAGCTTCAAGATTGTGGGCATATTAATGCTTGTGCTGATGATTATCCTTTTTGTATCGATGTTTAATTTCTTCTCCATTATTGTGCATTATCAAATGACCTTTAAAGAAGTGGTCAGTAATTCCATCCTGTTGACGATCGCTCGTCCTATTCGTGTGTTCTCAACATTGATTGCTGGTGCATTTCTGGTGTATATAGGTCTGAAGTACCCGGTGCTTTACTTTATTTGTATTCCGACGCTTATAGCTATGGTTGCCTTCTTTAACTTCTATGCTACCTATAACAAGCTGCAATTGCAGGTGGAGAAGAAGAAACAGGAAGAACTAGAGGCGGCTGAAGAAGCGGCGCTGAATGAGGGTACGGACCGTGAGAATGAGGATAGTGAGCAACAAACAAAACGGATTTAAGAAGCGCAGCAACATTCGCAACTTCATCTGGAAGATATTATCAAATGTAAAATAAAGCGCATACAAGGTTTACTTTTTCGTTAAAACGCAATATAATAGTTATAAATCCTGCGATGTTCGTTACGGTTGCTCGTTGTTTTGAACCAATGATAATGTCTTGGGAGATCTACACGAAACGCAGCTGAACAGCCCTGTCTATACGACGTGGGGAATTCAAAAACGTTTTCTGCGATCACCCACCTGCTATAGCAGGTTCAGAAGACACTGTAGCCGGACGGCATAAGCGGGTTTTCCACTTTTATCCAAACGCTCAATTTCCCTTACCGGGAAAGAGGGCGTTTTCTTAATTTATAAGGAATTAAGAATTTTATGACACTGTAAGAGAGTGCAAATGCAAAAGAGAAGAAGCATTCCTCTTTTGTTCCGAGTGTAAGAGTGTTACACTTATAATAGTGAATTGGGATTTGTAGAGGGGGAAGAATTTTGTCGTTAAAGAGAACTTTGGTAGGCTTATTCCGCAGTCATGATGGAACGAGCGACCGTGCAAAAGACCCGACATTAAAAACGCGTTATTACAATCTTATGAGGGACAAGGCGTGGGAGGAAGTATCATCGACCTTGAAGAAAATCCCTGGTTACAAGGTATTGCACGAGGTGGAATCTGTGGGTGAGATTACACTGGAGAAAAGAACGGCCTTTGGCCGCACGCTTGATATTACGGTATCGGTACTCAATACTTCGCCGATGAGATGCGGTGTGGACATTTATTCTGCTTCAAGAGGCTCCCTGGGTGACTTAGGGGCTAATTACCGTGTAATTCAACGTCTATATCAATCCCTTGATAAAAAGCTGGGAAAATTTAAATTGGATTAACAAGATGAATCTGAGGCGTTGATTATTCGTTAGGATGAATACGACAGCTTCAGCCTCAGGCATTCGAAGGTTTATATAGTTAAAAAAGCGGGAGAAGGAGTTCCTTCTTCCGCTTTTTCAGAATTTCAGGCTTATAATTGTATATTTGTCTGCAACTACATTAAGCTTTTGACGGCAGAAACCGCGGCTTCGAAGTTGGGAGACTCGGCCATTTCACCTAAATACTCGACATAAGTAATGATGTTGTTCTTATCTAATACGAAGATTGAACGCATGTCCAAGCGGAACTCCTTGATCAGTACGCCGTAGGCTTCACCGAATGAAGCTTCTTTGTGATCGGATAATGTTATGACACTCTCAATGCCGCTAGCTCCGCACCAACGGGCTTGGGCAAAAGGCAGATCCATACTGATTGTGAGAATAACAACGTCATCACTTAGATCAGCAGCTTCGCTATTGAAGCGGCGGGTCTGAGCGTCACATACTCCGGTATCAAGAGAAGGTACAACACTGATCAGCTTGATCTTGCCGGCGTAATCACTGAGAGAGGCTTGTTCCAGTAGGTTCTTGCTGATTACGAAATCGGGAGCAGAATCTCCAACCTTTAACTCCGGGCCTATGAGAGTGATAGGGCTTCCTTTAAAAGTAGCTACACCTGTTCTTTCTTGTGCCATGTTATTAAATCCTCCTCATATTTTAAAAATGGATTGTACTGCCATTATAAATTATAATCTTTTTAATAAGACCATGTCCAACTGGATGGGTACATAAGGATGGGTGCTATGATATTCATACGTTATGAGAATTGGAAAAGCTATCTGAAATTTTATCCGGCTACTTGCTTGTTTCTGTTGGCAAACGTAGTTATGTTTCTAATTTTGACACTTAACGGCGGTTCTACAGATCCTTATACGTTGATTGACTTTGGCGCTACAGTTGATACCGAACCATACAAGAGTGAACTTTGGAGATATTTGACGGCTATCTTTTTGCACAACGGTTTTTCCCATTTTCTGTTCAACAGCTTTGCGTTGCTGGTATTCGCTCCGCCGCTAGAACGTTTGCTAGGTTGGTGGAGGTACGTGGTGCTGTATTTATTTGGAGGCGTTCTAGCTAACGTTCTATCTATGGCTCTTAGCACTCCTTCTCCGGGGGTGGATGGTACCGTTTCAGTTGGTGCTTCTGGGGCGATCTATGCTGTATACGGAGCATTTCTGTATATTGCACTATTTCAGCGTGCGAGTATGGATGAGGGGTCCCGTAAAACGTTGTACGGCTTGCTTGTGATGGGTTTGATAACTTCGTTTGCCATACCAAATGTTGATTACATGGCGCACATCGGGGGAATGATTGCCGGATTCTTTATATATGGTCTAATTATCCGGTTATTCAAAAGAAATAGAAGATAGGGGCGATATTGACGTGGAGCTTAGACAACTGCAATATTTCCTTAAAGTTGCTCAAAAAGAACACGTCACACGAGCAGCGGAGGAGCTGCATGTGGCGCAATCTGCGGTAAGCCGTCAGATTCATCAACTGGAGCAGGAACTTGGTGTTGACTTATTTGTGCAAAAAGGACGTAACTTGCAGCTTACTCCAGTGGGTCAGCTTTTTTGTAAACGGGTGGAAAGCGTGTTGAAGGAGTTGGATCGTTCTGTTGCTGAGATTCATGAATTTCTCGATCCTGAGCTTGGTGAGATTCGCATCGGCTTCCCTCATAGCCTTGGAACACATCTGATCCCTACAATAGTGGCGGAATTTCGTCAGCATTATCCGCATGTGAAGTTTCGATTTAAGCAGGGCTCATATCACTCTTTAATCAAGGATGTAGTATCGGGAGAGGTGGATTTGGCATTCATTTCTCCCTTTCCGGATACAGATGTGCACGTAACGGGAGATATTGTGATGACAGAGGAGCTGTTCGCTATCCTCCCTCAGAATCACCCTCTCGCAGGAGAGTCGCTCATAAGACTTGAGCAGCTTAAGGAAGAGAAATTCGTACTATTCAGTGAAGGTTACTCCCTAAGGCCTATAGTGTGGCAGGCGTGCTTACAGGCCGGCTTTGAACCGAAGATTGCCTTTGAAGGTGGAGAGACAGATACCATTCGAGGTTTGGTGGCTGCAGGCATGGGAGTTAGTCTTCTTCCTGAAATGGCGTTATTTCAGACGAATCCATTGCAGCCCGCGCAAGTGAGGATCGTAGATCCAACAATAACAAGGACAGTGGGATTGATTCATCGTGCGGATGAGAAGCTCCCGCTGGTTGCTCATTCTTTCCGTACGTTTCTGTTAAGCTATTTTAGATTGCGAGAGAACGATACCCCGGTAGGCTAATTGCCTACCGGGGTATTGTTTGTATATTGTGGTATAGAGTTGTTGAGATTTGTGTTCCACTTAGTCACGGTTGCCTAGAAAAACTGTTACAAGACGAAGCAGTTCGAGTAGGGATACCAGCGCAGCAGCTACGTAAGTTAATGCTGCGGCATTTAGTACCTTAGCAACACCCCGTTCTTCCTCATTACGAATGTAGCCTTGCTCAACCATGACCTGGCGTGCACGATTGCTGGCGTTGAACTCTACAGGTAAAGTTACGAGCTGGAAGGCCACAGCGGCTGAGAAGAAAATAATACCAAGGCCTACAAGATTAAGGTAACCGAATATAAAACCTGCCATCAGCATAAAAGGAGCAACTCCGGATGCGAAATTGACGACCGGGAACATTCTATGGCGAAGCGTTAGCATAGGATAGTGCTCCTTATGCTGAATCGCGTGGCCTATCTCGTGACAAGCGACGGAGACAGCCGCAATGGAGCTTTCGTAGTATACGGGTTCAGACAGCCGCACTACCCGGTGTATGGGATCATAGTGGTCTGAGAGAGAACCTCTAACAGCTTCGATAGGAATGTCGCTCAATCCGTTGGCATCCAGCATATGCCGTGCTGCTTCATAACCTGTCATTCCCGTCGAGTTCGCAACCTTAGACCACTTCTTAAAGGTCCCTTTGACTCTAAATTGTGCCCACAATGAGAAAATAAAGGCGACAATTACTAATAAATACATCATCATATCTGCATACCTCCATTGAAGTGTAAAACAATGTTGTTACATTGGCGGCCCTTGGGTTAGCAAGAGTCGGATCGCTTCCATGCAAGCCAGGCCCTGAGGCAGCAAATTAGATAGAGCTGTGTGAGCCTGTCCCGGTTTGAGTTGGCTGATTATCGGCTCAAGTGCCTTAACTTCGCGTTCAAGTTGTTGCATATGAACTTCAAGCTCCACAAGCTTATCTGTTACGTCGGCTTCAGGTGTGGCTGAATTCCATTTACTCATCAAGGATTTGATCTCTTCCAATGTATATTTTTCTTGTTTCAACTGATTAATACGTTCTAAGGCAACCAAGGTTTCATGGCTGTAAAGACGGTAGTTCTTTATACTACGTAATTCTGGTGTAATCAATCCCAGCTTAGTGTAATAATCTATCGTACGCTCACTAATATGAGCTGCCTTGGATAATTCGCCGATTCTGTAGAGTGTCATATCCCCATGTTCCCACCTCGCAGTTGATATCCGGTAATAGAAAGGAGTCTGCCGGACTTCATGTAGTACATATAATGATAACAAAGAGGAAACCGTACAGTCAAACGTCACACTTACATAAAGTATATACCTATTTCCGATATTCATGACATCTAGATATTATGCATAAAGATGCAACATTTTCTTATAGACAATGCCAAAAAAGGTTTTAGCCCATTAATTTCAACTTTCCAAAAAATACTCTTGTCAATTTACCTGACTTCTGATTATAATGACATTAAGAGTTTCACGCTTTGTTAGAAAATATGACATAGGGGAGTGGGGAAATTGAAAAAGAAATGGTTGGTGATGGTGTTGGCCATGTTTACACTCATGGCTTACCCAGTTAGCGCGTTTGCGGCAGAGGGTCCTACAAGTCCGGAATTATTAATTGGATTGGATACGACATTTACTTTCCTGGCCTTTATCCTAGTATTCTTTATGCAAGCTGGATTTGCAATGCTCGAAGCCGGCTCCGTCCGGATGAAAAATGCCGGTCACGTTGCTGGTAAAACGGTACTGACGCTAGCTATCGCGAGCCTGTGTTTCTGGGCTGTTGGCTTCGGAATTGGTTTTGGTAACGATGGAGGTAATGGATTCTTCGGTACCACAGGATTTTTATTCGGTGGAGATTCAACTGGATCATCATTTGAGTCACTAGCATTCTCAGATGTGACATTGAATGTTAAGTTTTTGTTCCAAATGGCCTTTGCAGCGGTTTCGTTGGCTATCGTATCTGGTGGTATGGCGGAACGTGCAAAGCTGAGTGTATATATCATATTCGGAATTTTGTTCTCCGTCCTCATTTATCCGGTAGTTGCTCACTGGGTTTGGGGCGGTGGTTGGTTGGCTGAATTAGGAATGCAAGATTATGCAGGTTCGACAGTTGTCCATCTTACTGGAGCAACAGCAGCTGTAGTTGCTACAATTTTACTTAAACCTCGTTTAGGTAAATTCAACAAAGAGGGCAAACCTGTTATCATACCTGGTCATAACCAAGTATTCACTGTTCTGGGTGTTATCATTCTCTGGGTGGGTTGGTTCGGTTTTAACCCAGGTAGTGCTTTGTCTCCGATGGGCGGATTGTTTGGCCACGTAGCTCTGACAACAAATATTGCAGCAGCAGCAGGTGGCTTAGCAGCTCTTATCGCTTCTTGGTTGTACTTTGGTAAGTCGGATATTCCTGCAATGCTTAATGGTGTTCTGGCAGCTCTGGTTGCCATCACTGGTGCTTGTGCATTCGTTGAACCTTGGGCTGCAATTATCATTGGTCTGGTAGCAGGTGCATTTACATTCATGACTTCCCAATGGCTGGAACGTGCAGGCTTGGATGATCCGATCTACGCATTTTCCGTTCATGGTATCGCAGGAATGTGGGGAGCGTTATCCACAGGTTTGTTCGCAGCACCTAGACTAGTAGAAGCTGTTGGTGTAGGTAAAGCAGGCTTGTTCTATGGTGGTGGATTACATCAGCTCGGAGTACAGGCGCTTGGTGTAGCTGGAACCTTTGCATTCGTAGCCGTCCTGTCCTTCATTATCTTGTATGTAATGAAAATGGCTATCGGCATTCGTGTAACGGAAGAGGAAGAATTAATGGGATTGGACATCAGCGAGCATGGTACTTACGGTTACCCTGAACAAATGAAGTTGATTGCTGAATCGGAATCCAAAACCCTGAAACATTAATTGTAATTCAATTAGAGGGAGGCGGACCGTGTGACTTCGATGGAAACAGCAGATTGGAGCAAGAATAAGGACTACATGTCCATCGCAACAGCCGGTTCGCCAACGGAATTAAGGCAGAGCCGTATTGCTTGCCAGAGTATACTTCTAGAACAGTTAAATCTTATTCCTACCCAGGTATGGATGTTCCGTGTGAATTTGATGCACGACAGGGTTGCTCAGACAGCGGTACAAATATGTGAAGCACAAATGAAGGAGGCGGGCTACGGCTCGCCTCCATGTGCTTATTCCTTCATAGTATTCGGCAGCGCTGGCAGACGGGAGGCTACCCTTTGGAGTGATCAGGATAACGGGTTAATTATTGAAGGGGATCCAGATGAGTCTAAAACACATTATTTTGAGCCCTTTGGAAACATGCTCTCCGATTTGCTATCAGAGGTTGGATATGAAAAATGCGAAGGAAAGGTCATGTGCTCTGAGCCTATGTGGCGGAAAACGCTGCCGGAATGGGAGCGACAGCTTCAAGATTGGAGAACACAGTTGGCATGGGAGCCTATACGGTATCTTTTGATATCGTCTGATATGAGGCATATCTTCGGAAGTGATGACCTTTCAAAAAAATGGAAGGAATCCTTTCATTCCGGTGTTTCTTC
Above is a window of Paenibacillus wynnii DNA encoding:
- a CDS encoding MerR family transcriptional regulator; amino-acid sequence: MTLYRIGELSKAAHISERTIDYYTKLGLITPELRSIKNYRLYSHETLVALERINQLKQEKYTLEEIKSLMSKWNSATPEADVTDKLVELEVHMQQLEREVKALEPIISQLKPGQAHTALSNLLPQGLACMEAIRLLLTQGPPM
- a CDS encoding zinc metallopeptidase encodes the protein MMMYLLVIVAFIFSLWAQFRVKGTFKKWSKVANSTGMTGYEAARHMLDANGLSDIPIEAVRGSLSDHYDPIHRVVRLSEPVYYESSIAAVSVACHEIGHAIQHKEHYPMLTLRHRMFPVVNFASGVAPFMLMAGFIFGYLNLVGLGIIFFSAAVAFQLVTLPVEFNASNRARQVMVEQGYIRNEEERGVAKVLNAAALTYVAAALVSLLELLRLVTVFLGNRD
- a CDS encoding ammonium transporter, producing the protein MKKKWLVMVLAMFTLMAYPVSAFAAEGPTSPELLIGLDTTFTFLAFILVFFMQAGFAMLEAGSVRMKNAGHVAGKTVLTLAIASLCFWAVGFGIGFGNDGGNGFFGTTGFLFGGDSTGSSFESLAFSDVTLNVKFLFQMAFAAVSLAIVSGGMAERAKLSVYIIFGILFSVLIYPVVAHWVWGGGWLAELGMQDYAGSTVVHLTGATAAVVATILLKPRLGKFNKEGKPVIIPGHNQVFTVLGVIILWVGWFGFNPGSALSPMGGLFGHVALTTNIAAAAGGLAALIASWLYFGKSDIPAMLNGVLAALVAITGACAFVEPWAAIIIGLVAGAFTFMTSQWLERAGLDDPIYAFSVHGIAGMWGALSTGLFAAPRLVEAVGVGKAGLFYGGGLHQLGVQALGVAGTFAFVAVLSFIILYVMKMAIGIRVTEEEELMGLDISEHGTYGYPEQMKLIAESESKTLKH
- a CDS encoding rhomboid family intramembrane serine protease is translated as MIFIRYENWKSYLKFYPATCLFLLANVVMFLILTLNGGSTDPYTLIDFGATVDTEPYKSELWRYLTAIFLHNGFSHFLFNSFALLVFAPPLERLLGWWRYVVLYLFGGVLANVLSMALSTPSPGVDGTVSVGASGAIYAVYGAFLYIALFQRASMDEGSRKTLYGLLVMGLITSFAIPNVDYMAHIGGMIAGFFIYGLIIRLFKRNRR
- the tpx gene encoding thiol peroxidase: MAQERTGVATFKGSPITLIGPELKVGDSAPDFVISKNLLEQASLSDYAGKIKLISVVPSLDTGVCDAQTRRFNSEAADLSDDVVILTISMDLPFAQARWCGASGIESVITLSDHKEASFGEAYGVLIKEFRLDMRSIFVLDKNNIITYVEYLGEMAESPNFEAAVSAVKSLM
- a CDS encoding DUF1499 domain-containing protein, coding for MSLKRTLVGLFRSHDGTSDRAKDPTLKTRYYNLMRDKAWEEVSSTLKKIPGYKVLHEVESVGEITLEKRTAFGRTLDITVSVLNTSPMRCGVDIYSASRGSLGDLGANYRVIQRLYQSLDKKLGKFKLD
- a CDS encoding LysR family transcriptional regulator — encoded protein: MELRQLQYFLKVAQKEHVTRAAEELHVAQSAVSRQIHQLEQELGVDLFVQKGRNLQLTPVGQLFCKRVESVLKELDRSVAEIHEFLDPELGEIRIGFPHSLGTHLIPTIVAEFRQHYPHVKFRFKQGSYHSLIKDVVSGEVDLAFISPFPDTDVHVTGDIVMTEELFAILPQNHPLAGESLIRLEQLKEEKFVLFSEGYSLRPIVWQACLQAGFEPKIAFEGGETDTIRGLVAAGMGVSLLPEMALFQTNPLQPAQVRIVDPTITRTVGLIHRADEKLPLVAHSFRTFLLSYFRLRENDTPVG